Proteins encoded in a region of the Lepidochelys kempii isolate rLepKem1 chromosome 24, rLepKem1.hap2, whole genome shotgun sequence genome:
- the LIN37 gene encoding protein lin-37 homolog isoform X3, translating to MHPPFKHRDLEMANARSRLDAVLQCLLEKSDVDREQMDEDAGKTSSDPLSKDSSPSATGKRPSARFSHHRRKKRKETDDGLTEGGQQRQNTYIIKLFDRSVDLAQFAESTPLYPICRAWMRNSPAVRERERSPSPPLPTLPEDEETPDPRPSMSSLIYKNMERWKKIRQRWKEASHRNQLRYAESMKILKEMYERQ from the exons ATGCACCCGCCTTTCAAACACAGAG ATCTGGAGATGGCCAACGCCCGGAGCCGCCTTGATGCTGTGCTGCAGTGTCTGCTGGAGAAAAGTGATGTGGACCG GGAGCAGATGGACGAGGATGCCGGGAAGACGTCCAGTGACCCGCTCAGCAA GGACTCCTCCCCCTCTGCGACTGGGAAGAG GCCCTCAGCACGGTTCTCCCATCACCGGCGCAAGAAGAGGAAGGAGACAGATGATGGATTGACTGAGGGTGGCCAGCAGAGACAGa ACACCTACATCATCAAGCTGTTTGACCGGAGTGTGGACCTGGCGCAGTTTGCGGAGAGCACCCCGCTGTACCCCATCTGCCGGGCCTGGATGAGGAACAGCCCCGCTGTGCGCGAGAGGGAGCGCTCGCCCAGCCCCCCGCTGCCCACCCTGCCTGAGGATGAGGAG ACCCCTGACCCACGGCCCTCGATGTCATCTCTCATCTATAAGAACATGGAGCGCTGGAAGAAGATCCGCCAGCG GTGGAAGGAGGCATCGCACCGGAACCAGCTGCGCTATGCTGAGAGCATGAAGATCCTCAAGGAGATGTACGAGCGGCAGTGA
- the LIN37 gene encoding protein lin-37 homolog isoform X1, which translates to MHPPFKHRDLEMANARSRLDAVLQCLLEKSDVDREQMDEDAGKTSSDPLSKDSSPSATGKRPSARFSHHRRKKRKETDDGLTEGGQQRQNTYIIKLFDRSVDLAQFAESTPLYPICRAWMRNSPAVRERERSPSPPLPTLPEDEEGAEGLNGKSQDVYKLPPPCAGLESAGGESVSTRIPSPLPPEDGGLPPDMTPDPRPSMSSLIYKNMERWKKIRQRWKEASHRNQLRYAESMKILKEMYERQ; encoded by the exons ATGCACCCGCCTTTCAAACACAGAG ATCTGGAGATGGCCAACGCCCGGAGCCGCCTTGATGCTGTGCTGCAGTGTCTGCTGGAGAAAAGTGATGTGGACCG GGAGCAGATGGACGAGGATGCCGGGAAGACGTCCAGTGACCCGCTCAGCAA GGACTCCTCCCCCTCTGCGACTGGGAAGAG GCCCTCAGCACGGTTCTCCCATCACCGGCGCAAGAAGAGGAAGGAGACAGATGATGGATTGACTGAGGGTGGCCAGCAGAGACAGa ACACCTACATCATCAAGCTGTTTGACCGGAGTGTGGACCTGGCGCAGTTTGCGGAGAGCACCCCGCTGTACCCCATCTGCCGGGCCTGGATGAGGAACAGCCCCGCTGTGCGCGAGAGGGAGCGCTCGCCCAGCCCCCCGCTGCCCACCCTGCCTGAGGATGAGGAG GGGGCTGAGGGGCTGAACGGGAAGAGCCAGGATGTGTACAAGCTGCCCCCGCCGTGTGCTGGCCTGGAGAGTGCTGGTGGGGAGTCTGTGAGCACCAGAATACCCTCCCCGCTGCCACCTGAGGATGGGGGGCTGCCCCCTGACATG ACCCCTGACCCACGGCCCTCGATGTCATCTCTCATCTATAAGAACATGGAGCGCTGGAAGAAGATCCGCCAGCG GTGGAAGGAGGCATCGCACCGGAACCAGCTGCGCTATGCTGAGAGCATGAAGATCCTCAAGGAGATGTACGAGCGGCAGTGA
- the LIN37 gene encoding protein lin-37 homolog isoform X2, whose translation MLCCSVCWRKVMWTGSRWTRMPGRRPVTRSARTPPPLRLGRDTYIIKLFDRSVDLAQFAESTPLYPICRAWMRNSPAVRERERSPSPPLPTLPEDEEGAEGLNGKSQDVYKLPPPCAGLESAGGESVSTRIPSPLPPEDGGLPPDMTPDPRPSMSSLIYKNMERWKKIRQRWKEASHRNQLRYAESMKILKEMYERQ comes from the exons ATGCTGTGCTGCAGTGTCTGCTGGAGAAAAGTGATGTGGACCG GGAGCAGATGGACGAGGATGCCGGGAAGACGTCCAGTGACCCGCTCAGCAA GGACTCCTCCCCCTCTGCGACTGGGAAGAG ACACCTACATCATCAAGCTGTTTGACCGGAGTGTGGACCTGGCGCAGTTTGCGGAGAGCACCCCGCTGTACCCCATCTGCCGGGCCTGGATGAGGAACAGCCCCGCTGTGCGCGAGAGGGAGCGCTCGCCCAGCCCCCCGCTGCCCACCCTGCCTGAGGATGAGGAG GGGGCTGAGGGGCTGAACGGGAAGAGCCAGGATGTGTACAAGCTGCCCCCGCCGTGTGCTGGCCTGGAGAGTGCTGGTGGGGAGTCTGTGAGCACCAGAATACCCTCCCCGCTGCCACCTGAGGATGGGGGGCTGCCCCCTGACATG ACCCCTGACCCACGGCCCTCGATGTCATCTCTCATCTATAAGAACATGGAGCGCTGGAAGAAGATCCGCCAGCG GTGGAAGGAGGCATCGCACCGGAACCAGCTGCGCTATGCTGAGAGCATGAAGATCCTCAAGGAGATGTACGAGCGGCAGTGA
- the HSPB6 gene encoding heat shock protein beta-6 isoform X4, with the protein MTLDKDRFSVLLDVKHFSPEELSVKVVGDYVEVHAKHEERPDEHGYISREFHRRYGLPRGVDPATVTSALSPDGILSITAPTKPEGKAQERTVPITCQQSPAITGK; encoded by the exons ATGACACTGGACAAGGACCGGTTCTCAGTGCTGCTGGATGTGAAGCATTTCTCGCCTGAGGAGCTGAGTGTGAAGGTGGTGGGTGACTACGTGGAGGTGCACGCCAAGCATGAGGAGCGTCCG GACGAGCACGGCTACATCTCCCGTGAGTTCCACCGGCGCTACGGGCTGCCCCGGGGTGTGGACCCCGCCACTGTCACCTCAGCCCTCTCGCCCGACGGCATCCTCTCCATCACGGCGCCCACCAAACCAGAAGGCAAGGCCCAGGAGCGCACCGTCCCCATCACCTGCCAGCAGAGCCCTGCCATCACTGGGAAATAG
- the HSPB6 gene encoding heat shock protein beta-6 isoform X3, with product MMEVKMTLDKDRFSVLLDVKHFSPEELSVKVVGDYVEVHAKHEERPDEHGYISREFHRRYGLPRGVDPATVTSALSPDGILSITAPTKPEGKAQERTVPITCQQSPAITGK from the exons ATGACACTGGACAAGGACCGGTTCTCAGTGCTGCTGGATGTGAAGCATTTCTCGCCTGAGGAGCTGAGTGTGAAGGTGGTGGGTGACTACGTGGAGGTGCACGCCAAGCATGAGGAGCGTCCG GACGAGCACGGCTACATCTCCCGTGAGTTCCACCGGCGCTACGGGCTGCCCCGGGGTGTGGACCCCGCCACTGTCACCTCAGCCCTCTCGCCCGACGGCATCCTCTCCATCACGGCGCCCACCAAACCAGAAGGCAAGGCCCAGGAGCGCACCGTCCCCATCACCTGCCAGCAGAGCCCTGCCATCACTGGGAAATAG